In one window of Zingiber officinale cultivar Zhangliang chromosome 11A, Zo_v1.1, whole genome shotgun sequence DNA:
- the LOC122031758 gene encoding G-type lectin S-receptor-like serine/threonine-protein kinase At4g27290 isoform X2, which yields MGYYSSFCDCLEGFAPAPNGSLGCDRKKPLSCASNRVLKVANAKLPDTENATIRGQMSLGACNDVCTNDCSCVAYALVGENGCVTWEGDLVDLRNFTEGGDDLYIRLAGSSKRSVLVWAIAVPVFLAFLLLCSLSVFMWRRKRVGKQDCRETGSESSSVKDDTSLLMCLSKMDKGDFGSLSTVAFDASELRSRSINSETYGPCFEGAGAGRLDILGALPSYDLSTIKAATNDFSINNKLGEGGFGVVYMGQLQDGQKIAVKKLSRHSSQGPSEFQNELSLISKLQHRNLLRVLGSCIQGDERLIILEYMENKSLDGFIYDKTKGALLSWQKRLDIINGIARGLLYLHQDSILRVIHRDLKPSNILLDKNMTPKISDFGISRIFEGDGAPMNATTRPVGTLCIQLWCLSIRNIKWQEEQSVQSNRYELKPFSTSIYTMEGW from the exons ATGGGCTACTACTCCTCCTTCTGCGATTGCTTGGAAGGCTTCGCGCCGGCGCCGAACGGAAGTCTCGGATGCGACAGGAAGAAGCCGTTGAGTTGCGCGTCGAACAGAGTCTTGAAGGTAGCCAACGCAAAGCTGCCCGACACAGAGAACGCCACGATACGAGGCCAGATGAGCCTGGGTGCGTGCAACGACGTGTGCACCAACGACTGCTCCTGCGTGGCGTACGCACTGGTTGGGGAAAACGGGTGCGTCACTTGGGAAGGCGATTTAGTGGATCTCAGGAATTTTACCGAAGGAGGGGATGATTTATATATCCGCCTTGCAG GGTCTTCTAAACGCAGTGTGCTTGTTTGGGCGATAGCCGTTCCTGTGTTCCTGGCATTTCTGCTGCTGTGTAGTCTAAGTGTGTTCATGTGGAGGAGAAAGAGAGTAGGGAAACAAG ACTGCCGTGAGACTGGCTCCGAATCCTCCTCGGTCAAGGACGATACCAGCTTGCTGATGTGCTTGTCCAAGATGGACAAAG GCGACTTTGGTAGCCTCTCGACAGTGGCTTTCGATGCATCAGAGCTGAGGTCGAGGTCGATCAACTCTGAGACATATGGTCCGTGTTTTGAGGGAGCAGGTGCAG GTCGGCTCGACATCTTGGGGGCACTGCCTTCCTATGATCTGTCTACAATAAAGGCTGCAACAAATGATTTCTCTATCAACAACAAACTTGGTGAAGGAGGATTTGGTGTGGTTTACATG GGTCAATTGCAAGATGGACAAAAGATTGCCGTGAAGAAATTATCTAGACATTCTTCGCAGGGCCCGAGCGAGTTCCAGAATGAGCTCTCGCTAATATCCAAGTTACAACACAGAAATCTTCTCCGTGTCCTCGGCTCCTGCATTCAAGGAGATGAGAGACTTATCATCTTAGAATACATGGAGAACAAGAGCTTAGATGGTTTCATTTACG ATAAAACGAAAGGCGCATTGCTAAGTTGGCAAAAGCGCCTTGACATTATAAATGGCATTGCTCGGGGACTTCTATACCTGCATCAAGACTCTATCTTGAGAGTCATTCATAGAGATCTCAAGCCAAGCAATATTCTCCTAGACAAAAATATGACTCCAAAGAtttctgattttggtatttcaAGAATATTCGAAGGTGATGGAGCTCCTATGAATGCAACCACAAGACCTGTTGGAACACT ATGTATTCAGCTTTGGTGTCTTAGTATTAGAAATATTAAGTGGCAGGAGGAACAAAGTGTTCAATCAAACAGATATGAGCTCAAACCTTTTAGTACAA GCATATATACTATGGAAGGATGGTAG
- the LOC122031583 gene encoding putative inactive G-type lectin S-receptor-like serine/threonine-protein kinase SRK, producing MARMQRFLFQFLNILAVISIVHCQSGDSLTPNSSLSNGQNLTSPGGIFQLGFFTPISGSVNGYIAIWYSNSSLTERMVVWIANRNQSINTSTATLNFTSDGNLILLDNGSWSTGTSAAQNSAQVQLLDSGNLIVTGDGGGGSNETLWQSFDHPSDTLLPGMRLGVDYRTNTSRQLVSWKSVTNPFPGSYAFKMETRGVPEIFLWNGSSKIYRTGPWNSQGFSGNPRMEKSDISSQLDFNFVSNSDMVYYSTQYKVESSALSRAVMSAAGRYERWNWESGRWL from the exons ATGGCCAGGATGCAGCGCTTTCTTTTCCAGTTCCTAAACATACTAGCAGTCATATCCATCGTTCATTGTCAGTCAG GCGATTCCTTGACTCCAAATAGCTCGCTCAGTAATGGCCAGAACTTGACTTCTCCCGGAGGTATATTCCAGCTCGGCTTCTTCACTCCCATCAGTGGCTCAGTAAATGGATATATAGCGATATGGTACAGCAATTCCTCTCTCACGGAACGCATGGTAGTATGGATTGCCAATAGGAACCAATCCATCAACACCTCCACCGCAACACTCAACTTCACCTCCGATGGCAATCTAATCCTCCTCGACAACGGTTCATGGTCGACCGGGACATCCGCAGCTCAAAATTCAGCACAAGTGCAACTTTTGGACTCGGGCAATCTCATCGTGACCGGTGACGGCGGTGGTGGCTCGAATGAGACTCTGTGGCAGAGCTTCGACCATCCGAGCGACACTCTCCTACCCGGCATGAGGCTCGGAGTTGACTACCGAACCAACACCTCGAGGCAGCTCGTGTCGTGGAAGAGCGTTACCAACCCCTTTCCGGGCAGCTACGCCTTCAAGATGGAGACTCGAGGAGTTCCAGAGATCTTCCTCTGGAATGGCTCCTCTAAAATCTACCGAACGGGTCCTTGGAACTCTCAGGGATTCAGCGGCAACCCGAGGATGGAGAAAAGCGACATTTCGAGCCAATTAGACTTCAATTTCGTGTCCAACAGTGACATGGTCTACTACTCGACTCAATACAAGGTCGAGTCGTCAGCACTGTCGCGAGCAGTGATGAGCGCCGCCGGCCGATACGAGCGGTGGAACTGGGAGAGCGGCCGGTGGCTGTAA
- the LOC122031758 gene encoding G-type lectin S-receptor-like serine/threonine-protein kinase At4g27290 isoform X1 yields the protein MGYYSSFCDCLEGFAPAPNGSLGCDRKKPLSCASNRVLKVANAKLPDTENATIRGQMSLGACNDVCTNDCSCVAYALVGENGCVTWEGDLVDLRNFTEGGDDLYIRLAGSSKRSVLVWAIAVPVFLAFLLLCSLSVFMWRRKRVGKQDCRETGSESSSVKDDTSLLMCLSKMDKGDFGSLSTVAFDASELRSRSINSETYGPCFEGAGAGRLDILGALPSYDLSTIKAATNDFSINNKLGEGGFGVVYMGQLQDGQKIAVKKLSRHSSQGPSEFQNELSLISKLQHRNLLRVLGSCIQGDERLIILEYMENKSLDGFIYDKTKGALLSWQKRLDIINGIARGLLYLHQDSILRVIHRDLKPSNILLDKNMTPKISDFGISRIFEGDGAPMNATTRPVGTLGYMAPEYLADGFFSFKSDVFSFGVLVLEILSGRRNKVFNQTDMSSNLLVQAYILWKDGRSLELLDDALDCSYPTIEILRCIRMALLCVQENPEDRPTMAEVVMMLASEDQLVTPLKQPLIRSIACERGFTTQEMSITMTGR from the exons ATGGGCTACTACTCCTCCTTCTGCGATTGCTTGGAAGGCTTCGCGCCGGCGCCGAACGGAAGTCTCGGATGCGACAGGAAGAAGCCGTTGAGTTGCGCGTCGAACAGAGTCTTGAAGGTAGCCAACGCAAAGCTGCCCGACACAGAGAACGCCACGATACGAGGCCAGATGAGCCTGGGTGCGTGCAACGACGTGTGCACCAACGACTGCTCCTGCGTGGCGTACGCACTGGTTGGGGAAAACGGGTGCGTCACTTGGGAAGGCGATTTAGTGGATCTCAGGAATTTTACCGAAGGAGGGGATGATTTATATATCCGCCTTGCAG GGTCTTCTAAACGCAGTGTGCTTGTTTGGGCGATAGCCGTTCCTGTGTTCCTGGCATTTCTGCTGCTGTGTAGTCTAAGTGTGTTCATGTGGAGGAGAAAGAGAGTAGGGAAACAAG ACTGCCGTGAGACTGGCTCCGAATCCTCCTCGGTCAAGGACGATACCAGCTTGCTGATGTGCTTGTCCAAGATGGACAAAG GCGACTTTGGTAGCCTCTCGACAGTGGCTTTCGATGCATCAGAGCTGAGGTCGAGGTCGATCAACTCTGAGACATATGGTCCGTGTTTTGAGGGAGCAGGTGCAG GTCGGCTCGACATCTTGGGGGCACTGCCTTCCTATGATCTGTCTACAATAAAGGCTGCAACAAATGATTTCTCTATCAACAACAAACTTGGTGAAGGAGGATTTGGTGTGGTTTACATG GGTCAATTGCAAGATGGACAAAAGATTGCCGTGAAGAAATTATCTAGACATTCTTCGCAGGGCCCGAGCGAGTTCCAGAATGAGCTCTCGCTAATATCCAAGTTACAACACAGAAATCTTCTCCGTGTCCTCGGCTCCTGCATTCAAGGAGATGAGAGACTTATCATCTTAGAATACATGGAGAACAAGAGCTTAGATGGTTTCATTTACG ATAAAACGAAAGGCGCATTGCTAAGTTGGCAAAAGCGCCTTGACATTATAAATGGCATTGCTCGGGGACTTCTATACCTGCATCAAGACTCTATCTTGAGAGTCATTCATAGAGATCTCAAGCCAAGCAATATTCTCCTAGACAAAAATATGACTCCAAAGAtttctgattttggtatttcaAGAATATTCGAAGGTGATGGAGCTCCTATGAATGCAACCACAAGACCTGTTGGAACACT TGGATATATGGCACCAGAGTACTTAGCAGATggatttttttcatttaaatcaGATGTATTCAGCTTTGGTGTCTTAGTATTAGAAATATTAAGTGGCAGGAGGAACAAAGTGTTCAATCAAACAGATATGAGCTCAAACCTTTTAGTACAA GCATATATACTATGGAAGGATGGTAGATCACTTGAGCTTCTTGATGATGCACTAGATTGCTCGTATCCTACCATTGAAATCCTACGTTGCATCCGGATGGCTCTTTTATGTGTGCAAGAAAATCCTGAAGACCGGCCCACAATGGCTGAAGTCGTAATGATGTTGGCAAGTGAGGACCAGCTTGTTACTCCACTTAAGCAGCCATTAATAAGATCAATCGCCTGTGAAAGAGGCTTCACAACTCAAGAAATGAGCATTACAATGACAGGTAGATGA